In a genomic window of Spirosoma agri:
- a CDS encoding SCO family protein — MLIIGASCKSEDEKLPILGQREVVTKKVNGKPVTDSVYHTIPDFKFVSQYGDTVTAKNLDGKIYVADFFFTSCPTICPKMKVQLKRVYEKFKNNSQVALLSHTIDPAHDSVPVLKEFADNLGITGRQWLFVTGDKEKIYDIGQGSYMVTAQQDSSAPGGVVHSGAFILVDKEKHIRGIYDGTTEDGVDKLMSDMERLLAEYKR; from the coding sequence TTGCTGATTATTGGAGCCAGTTGTAAGTCAGAGGACGAAAAACTCCCTATTCTGGGTCAGCGGGAGGTCGTGACCAAAAAGGTAAATGGGAAGCCGGTTACCGACTCGGTGTACCATACGATTCCTGATTTTAAATTCGTCAGTCAATACGGTGATACAGTCACGGCTAAAAATCTCGATGGAAAGATCTACGTCGCGGATTTCTTCTTCACCTCCTGCCCAACGATATGCCCGAAAATGAAGGTGCAGTTGAAGCGGGTATACGAAAAGTTCAAGAACAACTCGCAGGTGGCCTTATTGTCGCACACCATTGACCCGGCCCATGATTCAGTACCGGTGTTGAAGGAATTCGCCGATAATCTGGGAATAACAGGTCGTCAGTGGTTGTTCGTTACGGGCGATAAAGAGAAGATCTACGATATTGGGCAAGGTAGCTATATGGTTACCGCGCAACAGGATTCATCGGCACCGGGTGGTGTTGTGCACAGTGGCGCGTTTATACTGGTCGATAAAGAGAAGCATATTCGTGGTATTTACGACGGCACGACGGAAGACGGTGTTGATAAGTTAATGAGTGATATGGAGCGGCTTCTGGCCGAGTATAAGCGATGA
- a CDS encoding viral A-type inclusion protein, whose protein sequence is MRKPSLFFFSFLVLSGSFWACTKSGEETVKQAENDVFAIHDDVMPLLDDVMKMRKLVKARIVVLDSTKAAVSAASTLRIDEERDQAKRIVQNLTDADSLMMSWMDHYKNDTLAKLPSDDALRYLDQQKDLITDVKAKVNSSLKEAVQFLQKP, encoded by the coding sequence ATGCGTAAACCAAGTCTCTTTTTTTTCTCATTTCTTGTTCTCAGCGGATCGTTCTGGGCCTGTACCAAATCCGGCGAAGAGACTGTCAAACAGGCCGAGAACGACGTTTTTGCCATTCATGACGATGTCATGCCCTTACTGGATGACGTAATGAAAATGCGTAAACTGGTAAAAGCGCGTATCGTGGTCCTTGACAGTACAAAAGCGGCTGTTTCAGCCGCGTCAACGCTTCGTATCGATGAAGAGCGTGATCAGGCGAAACGCATTGTGCAGAATTTGACGGATGCCGACAGCCTCATGATGAGTTGGATGGATCACTACAAAAATGATACGCTTGCCAAATTGCCGTCGGATGATGCACTACGCTATCTGGACCAGCAAAAAGATCTAATTACCGATGTTAAAGCGAAAGTCAACAGTAGCCTCAAGGAAGCTGTACAGTTTTTACAGAAGCCCTAG
- the recN gene encoding DNA repair protein RecN, whose translation MLSHLLIKNYALIDQLELTPDRELNIVTGETGAGKSIMLGAIGLLMGNRADTRVLYNPEQKCIIEGMFGVSGYLIEQIFDDEELDYSDTCIVRREIGVSGKSRAFVNDTPVNLETLRRVTSQLMDVHSQHDSVLLGSNEYQLEIVDTYAQDDNLLRHYRLDYQNYRTKKGVYDQLLSEASAMRKEFDYNNFLYEELTKAQLQPDEQESLEQELNILENAEEIKERLQLAYGYLDNAEQSVIDFLKGTVGNLTYISKLSDQYEQLLQRAQSSLIELRDLADEISTEQDNVDIDDARAETIRERLNLLYQLQTKHLVKNVAGLIALRNDLEQKVSKVLNLDDVLADAKAQADAAREQLQISGQTLSETRQSVLHPIETEIGGLLKELGMPNASLKVQSETGKPTPTGIDTISFLFSANKGVKPQQLKNVASGGEFSRLMMAIKYILASKRSLPTIIFDEIDTGVSGEIAIKMGNMMRDMAHSHQIIAITHLHQIAGQGNAHYFVYKDHSASKTVSRIKKLTFDERVNEIAQMIGGNNPSASALKNAREILKQRAAPSLK comes from the coding sequence ATGCTATCGCATTTACTGATTAAAAATTACGCCCTGATCGATCAACTTGAGCTTACCCCCGACCGTGAACTGAATATTGTTACGGGCGAAACGGGCGCGGGGAAGTCGATTATGCTGGGAGCTATTGGCTTACTGATGGGCAACCGGGCCGACACCCGAGTCCTTTATAACCCCGAACAGAAATGCATCATCGAGGGAATGTTTGGGGTATCGGGGTATTTGATTGAGCAAATCTTCGACGACGAGGAATTAGATTATTCCGATACCTGCATTGTCCGGCGGGAGATTGGTGTCAGCGGTAAGTCGCGTGCCTTCGTTAACGACACCCCCGTAAATCTGGAAACATTACGGCGAGTGACCAGCCAGTTGATGGACGTTCACTCGCAGCACGATTCTGTCCTGCTCGGCTCCAACGAATATCAACTGGAAATCGTCGATACCTACGCACAGGACGACAATCTTCTCCGGCACTATCGGCTTGATTATCAAAACTACCGTACGAAGAAAGGAGTTTACGATCAACTTTTATCCGAGGCTTCGGCCATGCGAAAAGAGTTCGATTATAACAATTTTCTGTACGAAGAATTAACGAAAGCGCAACTGCAACCCGATGAACAGGAGTCACTGGAGCAGGAACTGAACATTCTCGAAAATGCCGAAGAGATCAAAGAGCGGCTGCAATTGGCCTACGGGTATCTGGACAACGCGGAGCAGTCGGTCATTGACTTTTTGAAAGGTACGGTTGGCAATCTCACCTATATCAGCAAGCTATCCGATCAGTATGAGCAGTTGCTGCAACGAGCCCAGAGCAGTCTGATCGAATTACGGGATCTGGCCGATGAGATAAGCACGGAGCAGGATAATGTTGACATTGACGATGCCCGCGCGGAAACGATCCGTGAACGACTAAATTTGCTCTACCAGCTTCAGACGAAACACCTGGTCAAAAACGTTGCTGGCCTCATCGCCTTACGCAACGACCTGGAGCAGAAAGTCAGCAAGGTGCTCAACCTAGACGATGTGCTTGCCGACGCGAAGGCGCAGGCGGATGCGGCCCGTGAACAGCTGCAGATCAGTGGCCAGACCCTGTCGGAAACCCGGCAATCGGTCCTTCATCCCATCGAGACCGAGATTGGCGGTTTGCTGAAAGAACTCGGGATGCCCAATGCGTCGCTGAAAGTTCAGTCCGAAACAGGCAAGCCAACACCGACGGGCATCGACACAATTTCGTTTCTGTTCAGTGCGAACAAGGGTGTTAAACCGCAACAGCTGAAGAACGTAGCGTCTGGTGGCGAATTCTCCCGATTGATGATGGCGATCAAATACATTCTGGCCAGTAAACGATCGCTTCCAACCATTATTTTCGACGAAATCGATACGGGTGTTTCCGGGGAGATCGCGATAAAAATGGGTAACATGATGCGGGATATGGCGCATAGCCACCAGATCATTGCCATAACGCACCTGCACCAGATTGCCGGACAGGGGAACGCTCATTATTTCGTGTATAAAGATCACTCGGCGTCCAAAACGGTTAGTCGCATCAAAAAGCTTACCTTTGACGAGCGGGTCAACGAAATTGCCCAGATGATCGGCGGTAATAATCCATCGGCCAGTGCTCTCAAAAATGCTCGTGAAATTTTAAAACAACGAGCCGCGCCAAGCCTGAAATAA
- the porD gene encoding type IX secretion system protein PorD, giving the protein MKRLVLVISLLGCLCSAQAQELNCQVTINSDQLFAQQKTDFSYVNQLKGIITEFMNNRRWSNDQFTVSERINCSMNINLIKSLTQGAFEATAQIVVTRPVYGTNYETTTFSYVDRSFNFVYLPTTPVYYRENQFSDDLTSLLAFYANVILAVDYDTFSKRGGSPFIQRAFTIMNLAQQGSPNGAWQTGGDRRNRYWLVENLQNQQLLPFRDGLYTYHRLGLDVFASNPVQVRKQTLAMLTAIRTIGLQLPNSVLINSFFDAKSQELLNILYEGTPTERKQAFELLSYLDPGKTEAYRKLVAAGQ; this is encoded by the coding sequence ATGAAACGACTAGTACTAGTAATAAGCCTCCTTGGCTGTTTGTGTTCAGCACAGGCGCAAGAGCTGAATTGTCAGGTCACGATCAACTCTGACCAGTTGTTCGCTCAGCAAAAAACGGACTTCTCCTACGTTAATCAACTGAAGGGTATCATCACGGAGTTCATGAACAACCGGCGCTGGAGCAATGACCAGTTCACGGTTTCTGAACGCATTAACTGTTCGATGAACATTAACCTGATCAAGTCATTGACACAGGGTGCCTTTGAGGCAACAGCCCAGATTGTGGTTACGCGCCCGGTCTATGGTACCAACTACGAAACGACGACTTTTAGCTACGTTGATCGGTCCTTTAACTTCGTCTACTTACCCACTACGCCCGTCTATTACCGGGAAAATCAATTCTCCGACGATTTGACTTCGTTACTGGCCTTCTACGCCAACGTCATTCTGGCCGTAGATTACGACACATTCAGCAAACGCGGTGGAAGTCCGTTTATTCAGCGGGCGTTTACCATCATGAATCTGGCCCAGCAGGGGTCACCCAATGGTGCCTGGCAAACGGGGGGAGACCGTCGAAACCGGTACTGGCTTGTCGAGAACCTTCAGAATCAACAGTTGCTCCCTTTCCGCGATGGGCTTTACACCTATCACCGGCTCGGACTGGATGTATTCGCGTCAAATCCCGTGCAGGTTCGTAAACAGACCCTTGCCATGCTAACGGCAATCCGGACCATTGGCTTGCAGCTTCCCAACTCGGTCCTAATCAACTCGTTCTTCGATGCCAAGTCGCAGGAATTGCTGAATATTCTCTACGAAGGAACCCCGACCGAACGCAAACAGGCATTCGAGTTACTGTCCTATCTGGACCCGGGCAAGACTGAAGCGTATCGTAAATTGGTGGCAGCGGGTCAGTGA
- the coaBC gene encoding bifunctional phosphopantothenoylcysteine decarboxylase/phosphopantothenate--cysteine ligase CoaBC → MNGKRILLGVSGSISAYKSALLVRLLVKAGADVQVIMTESAQEFITPLTLATLSKRPVLSAFVNDKNGSWNNHVELGLWADLLIIAPASAHTLSRCAHGFCDDLLSAVYLSAKCPVFFAPAMDLDMYRHATTVENLHRLESFGNHIIRAAHGELASGLVGEGRLAEPEDIMHVLTDYFTQDAQTRVLAGKQVLVTAGPTQEAIDPVRFISNHSSGKMGYAIARTFAQAGAHVTLVSGPTGLPVPHPTVRRVDVRSARDMFEASQDAFVNSEIIILSAAVADYTPVHVAAQKIKKKEPQFSLELTKTTDIAATLGSQKRPGQWLMGFALETNNERENALKKLHTKQLDWIVLNSLRDQGAGFGHDTNKITVIDKDEEIHEFALKTKDDVARDLVNLIAKKLSA, encoded by the coding sequence GTGAACGGAAAACGAATTCTTCTGGGCGTATCGGGTAGTATATCCGCGTATAAATCGGCGCTGCTGGTACGCCTGCTCGTCAAAGCAGGGGCCGACGTTCAGGTTATTATGACCGAATCAGCGCAGGAGTTTATTACGCCCCTGACGCTGGCAACGCTCTCAAAGCGGCCCGTTCTGTCTGCCTTTGTCAACGATAAGAATGGTAGCTGGAACAATCATGTCGAGCTTGGTCTGTGGGCCGATTTGCTCATCATTGCTCCCGCATCGGCGCACACGCTCTCCCGTTGCGCACACGGTTTCTGCGACGATTTGCTGTCGGCAGTCTATTTATCAGCCAAATGCCCGGTCTTTTTTGCGCCAGCCATGGATCTAGACATGTACCGTCATGCCACTACGGTCGAGAATCTGCACCGGCTCGAATCATTCGGTAATCACATTATCCGGGCAGCGCACGGCGAACTGGCCAGCGGCTTAGTGGGTGAAGGGCGTCTGGCCGAACCAGAGGATATTATGCATGTGCTGACCGACTATTTTACACAGGACGCCCAAACCCGCGTTCTGGCCGGGAAACAGGTCCTTGTCACAGCAGGTCCGACGCAGGAAGCTATTGATCCGGTGCGTTTTATCAGCAACCATTCGTCGGGCAAGATGGGTTACGCGATTGCCCGTACTTTTGCTCAGGCGGGTGCCCATGTTACGTTAGTGAGCGGTCCAACGGGTCTGCCAGTACCCCACCCTACTGTCCGTCGGGTTGACGTTCGATCCGCGCGCGATATGTTCGAGGCTTCGCAGGATGCATTTGTCAACTCAGAAATAATCATCTTGAGCGCAGCTGTCGCCGATTACACCCCCGTTCATGTAGCAGCCCAGAAGATCAAGAAAAAAGAGCCTCAATTTTCGCTCGAACTCACTAAAACTACCGACATTGCAGCCACACTCGGCAGTCAGAAACGGCCAGGGCAATGGCTGATGGGATTTGCATTAGAAACGAATAACGAACGTGAGAACGCTCTGAAAAAGCTTCATACCAAGCAGTTGGACTGGATTGTACTAAACTCCCTGCGCGATCAGGGAGCGGGCTTCGGACACGATACCAACAAAATTACCGTTATTGATAAAGACGAAGAGATCCACGAATTTGCGTTGAAAACAAAAGACGACGTAGCACGGGATCTAGTGAATCTGATTGCAAAAAAGCTCTCGGCATGA
- a CDS encoding DNA-directed RNA polymerase subunit omega, translating to MATNQSIITRDNDKIAVQTGNLYESVSIVSKRARQIAAKNKEELSNKLSEFVSAVDNLEEVFENREQIEISKFYERMPKPTSIATDEFLEGKVYWRYNDEDAQQ from the coding sequence ATGGCAACGAATCAATCTATCATCACCCGCGACAACGACAAAATTGCTGTTCAGACAGGCAATCTATACGAATCGGTTTCAATCGTTTCCAAGCGCGCCCGGCAGATTGCCGCTAAAAACAAGGAAGAGCTGAGCAATAAGCTGTCCGAGTTCGTATCGGCGGTCGATAACCTCGAAGAGGTTTTTGAGAACCGGGAACAGATCGAAATCTCGAAGTTCTACGAGCGGATGCCGAAGCCGACGTCTATTGCTACCGATGAATTTCTGGAGGGCAAAGTTTACTGGCGTTATAACGACGAAGACGCTCAGCAATAA
- a CDS encoding outer membrane protein assembly factor BamD, with amino-acid sequence MQQRHISKSLLGVLVVFFLGSCSPFAKLQKSGTDDEKYKAAVQYYKKEDWYHAGLLFEELIPVLKGSTESEMAQFYHSYTQFHQQQYLLSATLFKKFYETFARSEYAQEAMYMYAYSLYKDTPLFNLDQSNTLTATSALQDFINTYPDSKYRDECTKIILELRGKLERKAYEKAKLYYKTSGFNIASYKSSVISINNFQREFPDSEYNEELAFLKVDAEYSLANNSLETKQKERYQEAIGYYQAFIDRYPNSKFVKQAERMFESSQKEIERLEKLEQEREKLKNPNNRPAKVTAANQ; translated from the coding sequence ATGCAACAACGTCATATCAGTAAAAGTCTGCTGGGAGTCTTGGTGGTGTTTTTTCTCGGGTCATGTAGTCCGTTTGCAAAATTGCAGAAGAGCGGTACTGACGACGAAAAGTATAAAGCAGCCGTTCAGTATTACAAAAAAGAAGACTGGTATCATGCCGGTCTGTTGTTCGAAGAATTGATCCCCGTTTTGAAAGGTAGTACGGAGTCGGAGATGGCTCAGTTCTACCACTCGTATACACAATTCCATCAGCAGCAGTATTTACTCAGCGCCACGCTGTTTAAGAAGTTCTACGAGACGTTTGCCCGTAGTGAGTACGCACAGGAGGCTATGTATATGTACGCCTATTCGTTGTACAAAGACACGCCCCTTTTTAACCTCGACCAGTCGAATACGCTGACCGCTACGTCGGCACTTCAGGATTTCATCAACACCTATCCAGATAGCAAATACCGGGATGAGTGCACGAAAATCATTCTTGAACTACGTGGAAAGCTGGAACGTAAAGCGTACGAAAAAGCAAAGCTGTACTATAAAACCAGTGGCTTCAACATCGCATCCTACAAGTCATCGGTAATCTCGATCAATAACTTTCAGCGGGAATTTCCGGATTCTGAATACAATGAAGAGCTGGCTTTTCTAAAAGTAGATGCGGAATACAGCCTGGCCAACAACAGTCTGGAAACGAAGCAAAAGGAACGGTATCAGGAAGCAATTGGTTACTACCAAGCCTTTATTGACAGGTATCCAAACAGCAAGTTCGTCAAACAGGCCGAACGCATGTTCGAATCCAGCCAGAAAGAGATAGAACGTCTGGAAAAGCTGGAGCAAGAACGCGAAAAACTTAAAAATCCGAATAATCGCCCTGCTAAAGTAACGGCAGCGAATCAATAG
- a CDS encoding T9SS type A sorting domain-containing protein, with product MKQTILIGFLTVLLTATTPLKAQVAPRDSDARKGSRLELGRTAGSRKPTTPALSNQRFSLAHPVTAGSLDRATAIHKNAPINEYYRSLLVARPTTKSVTRPTSADNTSASAGEVRANAEQEPKADDLLYSNDRITVSNIYPNPASESAQVDYQITGPVNEAKLVLLNILGSPIAEYDMQQNDRKVHVATRELATGYYFYQLSVDGKKVATKKLLVRHQ from the coding sequence ATGAAACAAACTATACTTATTGGTTTTCTGACCGTTCTTCTGACGGCCACCACTCCGCTGAAGGCGCAGGTCGCCCCACGCGATTCCGACGCCCGAAAGGGTAGCCGGTTGGAGTTGGGGCGGACCGCCGGAAGCCGGAAGCCAACCACCCCGGCCCTGTCGAACCAGCGATTTTCGCTGGCGCATCCGGTAACAGCCGGAAGCCTTGACCGGGCGACGGCCATTCACAAAAATGCGCCCATCAACGAGTACTATCGCTCATTGCTTGTCGCGCGTCCAACAACGAAATCGGTTACCCGTCCGACCTCTGCCGACAACACGTCTGCTTCAGCTGGTGAAGTTCGTGCTAATGCCGAACAGGAACCTAAAGCTGACGACCTACTGTATAGTAACGATCGCATTACGGTTTCCAACATCTATCCCAATCCGGCCAGTGAATCGGCTCAGGTTGATTATCAGATTACGGGACCAGTTAATGAGGCCAAACTGGTTTTGTTGAACATACTGGGTTCGCCGATAGCCGAATACGATATGCAGCAGAACGATCGTAAGGTTCACGTGGCAACCCGCGAACTGGCAACTGGCTATTATTTCTATCAACTTTCTGTCGATGGCAAAAAAGTAGCCACTAAGAAGCTGCTTGTCCGTCACCAGTAG
- a CDS encoding OstA-like protein has translation MFRQFVRFLSFVTLFGSLLASAPALAQIGGSPVADRVELLHADSLVGINTPGQVVRKIYNNVRFRQKGVLMYCDLAIQNATTNVIEAYGNVRMIQGDTISVRGDTMFYYGNTRQANVRGRVIMQDRKMTLTTRQLDYDMLSGIAHYPVPGRIVDKENVLTSREGYYDTRSKLFTFRQNVRLVNPKGTLTADSLLYNSLSRIATFQGPTRIVNKDGVLTSIAGQYNTTTSISNFQRRATVETPKYRITGDSLYYDNSSELGIAKGNVIMVAKDRKAIILGDHVRYNGKAGISRVTGHPVAKSLANETTKDTLFLRADTLFSYDDKATNTRRLLAHKNVFIYKADLQSKCDSLIYNTADSTIYFYKNPIVWSQNKYQMEADSMRALLKNNVINTMFLRGKSFVISLDTLKNFNQVKGRTITAFFATKLVSIKPSKPASGTLSASRLSATATNTPPRNVLVKETSPAATTATQQEQTTLDRVLVEGNGQSIYYAVDDNNKMIGLNHVECSRMNIEFIDTKVGRIRFYGRPDAQLIPPKELTDEDKELDGFSWREAEKPTKGQVLWTEIPPVSKPGNKKPLKIRTSSKPLAKKPVLKGNK, from the coding sequence ATGTTTCGTCAGTTCGTTCGCTTTCTTTCTTTTGTTACGCTGTTCGGTTCACTGCTGGCGTCCGCTCCTGCACTGGCGCAGATTGGCGGGTCACCAGTGGCAGACAGGGTTGAGTTGCTTCACGCCGATAGTCTGGTTGGGATCAACACACCCGGTCAGGTCGTTCGGAAAATTTACAATAATGTTCGCTTCCGGCAAAAGGGCGTGCTCATGTATTGTGACCTTGCCATACAAAATGCGACCACCAACGTTATTGAAGCCTACGGTAATGTCCGGATGATCCAGGGCGACACCATCAGCGTTCGGGGTGATACCATGTTTTATTATGGCAACACCCGGCAGGCCAACGTTCGGGGACGCGTTATCATGCAGGACCGAAAAATGACGCTGACCACTCGGCAGCTCGACTATGACATGCTGTCCGGCATTGCCCACTATCCCGTCCCAGGCCGCATCGTCGACAAAGAAAACGTCCTGACCAGCCGCGAGGGTTATTACGACACCCGCAGCAAGCTGTTTACCTTCCGACAAAACGTTCGGTTAGTCAATCCCAAAGGTACGCTTACCGCCGATTCATTGCTCTATAATTCACTCAGTCGCATTGCTACCTTTCAGGGTCCGACCCGGATTGTCAACAAAGACGGCGTTTTGACCTCGATCGCCGGGCAGTACAACACAACGACGAGCATCTCCAATTTTCAGCGCCGGGCCACGGTCGAGACACCCAAGTACCGCATCACCGGCGATTCCCTATATTATGACAACAGTTCAGAATTGGGCATTGCCAAAGGGAACGTCATCATGGTGGCGAAAGACCGGAAAGCCATTATTCTGGGTGATCATGTTCGCTATAACGGGAAGGCCGGCATTTCGCGCGTAACTGGTCATCCGGTGGCTAAAAGTCTGGCCAATGAAACGACGAAGGATACACTTTTTTTGCGGGCCGATACCCTCTTTTCGTACGATGACAAAGCAACGAATACACGGCGTCTGCTGGCGCACAAAAACGTTTTTATTTACAAGGCCGATCTACAGAGCAAGTGTGATTCACTGATCTACAATACGGCCGACTCGACCATTTATTTTTATAAAAACCCTATCGTCTGGAGCCAGAATAAATACCAGATGGAAGCGGATTCAATGCGGGCCTTATTGAAAAACAACGTAATCAATACGATGTTTCTGCGCGGAAAATCATTCGTAATCTCCCTGGATACGCTGAAGAATTTCAACCAGGTGAAGGGCCGTACGATCACCGCGTTTTTTGCCACCAAACTGGTATCGATAAAGCCGTCGAAACCTGCTTCCGGAACCCTTTCGGCATCCCGTTTGTCGGCCACTGCAACGAACACCCCTCCCCGCAACGTATTGGTAAAAGAAACGTCACCAGCCGCAACAACCGCTACGCAGCAGGAACAAACCACACTGGATCGGGTGCTTGTGGAAGGGAACGGGCAAAGTATTTATTACGCTGTCGATGATAATAACAAAATGATTGGGCTGAACCACGTGGAGTGTAGTCGGATGAATATTGAGTTTATCGATACCAAGGTTGGGCGTATTCGTTTTTATGGTCGTCCGGATGCGCAGTTAATTCCACCGAAAGAACTTACCGATGAGGATAAGGAGCTCGACGGATTTAGCTGGCGGGAAGCCGAAAAACCAACGAAAGGGCAGGTTTTATGGACCGAAATCCCACCCGTTTCGAAGCCAGGGAATAAAAAACCATTAAAAATCAGGACTTCATCGAAACCTTTAGCTAAAAAACCCGTCTTAAAGGGTAATAAATAG
- the tilS gene encoding tRNA lysidine(34) synthetase TilS: MDRVLLAVSGGLDSMVMTELFYRTNQLFAMAHVNFSLRGAESDADAVFVQNKAEQYGVPFHLIRFDTAAIAAERGISIQMAARDLRYSWFADLCRQQGYACLATAHHKNDVLETLLLNLTRGTGLAGLHGIAPKQERSDSAVLVRPVLFATRSQLAEYARVHALPYREDSSNADDKYARNRLRHHVVPVLNELNPGLWQTLPRTVERLRAAETLVDTELARSWTEVVVQHGQSVFLPAAKLLILPEVTFRLAAWLKPFGFGEEQTNQMLDSLSRSVGQVFASPTHQITHDRLADGNTGLLLESLQAVPKYEVTLTDWPDMPIDVAGQFTLTIDVVDKPIDFRPPVDSRIAFLDAERLTFPLIIRPWKQGDRFRPLGLRGHKLISDLLNDMKLTRSERQHTVVLLCESQIAWVIGRRIAHAFRVTQQTRHIAKIEFHASRLYPKST; encoded by the coding sequence ATGGACCGCGTATTGCTGGCCGTGAGTGGCGGACTGGATTCGATGGTAATGACCGAGTTGTTCTATCGAACAAATCAGTTGTTTGCCATGGCTCATGTCAACTTTAGCCTGCGCGGAGCCGAATCGGATGCCGATGCCGTTTTCGTTCAGAACAAGGCTGAGCAATACGGGGTTCCGTTCCATCTGATCCGTTTTGATACGGCGGCCATAGCGGCAGAGCGGGGCATTTCCATTCAGATGGCGGCCCGCGATCTGCGGTACTCCTGGTTTGCTGATCTATGCCGACAACAGGGTTATGCGTGTCTGGCAACCGCGCATCACAAAAACGACGTACTGGAAACGCTGTTGCTGAACTTGACACGGGGCACTGGCTTGGCCGGATTGCACGGAATCGCACCAAAACAGGAGCGTTCGGACTCTGCCGTGCTGGTCCGTCCGGTCCTCTTCGCCACGCGGTCCCAACTAGCTGAGTATGCTCGTGTGCATGCGCTTCCGTACCGGGAAGATAGTTCGAACGCAGACGATAAGTACGCCAGAAACCGACTACGCCATCACGTTGTACCCGTGCTGAATGAGCTTAATCCGGGATTATGGCAAACACTACCCCGAACGGTTGAGCGACTTCGGGCCGCCGAAACGCTCGTTGACACTGAACTCGCTCGCTCTTGGACCGAAGTAGTGGTGCAACATGGACAGTCCGTATTTTTGCCCGCTGCCAAACTGCTGATACTACCTGAAGTGACGTTTCGGCTGGCTGCGTGGCTGAAACCCTTTGGCTTCGGTGAAGAGCAGACGAACCAGATGCTCGACTCCTTGAGCCGGTCCGTTGGCCAGGTATTTGCATCACCAACGCATCAAATAACCCACGATCGGCTTGCCGATGGCAATACGGGTTTGCTACTGGAATCCCTTCAGGCTGTTCCTAAGTATGAAGTTACGTTGACAGACTGGCCCGATATGCCCATAGACGTAGCTGGTCAGTTCACGCTCACCATTGATGTCGTTGATAAACCGATTGATTTTCGACCACCGGTTGATTCCCGAATCGCGTTCCTGGATGCCGAACGGTTGACCTTTCCGCTCATAATACGACCCTGGAAGCAGGGCGACCGCTTTCGTCCGCTGGGATTGAGGGGTCATAAATTGATCAGCGATCTGTTGAACGATATGAAGTTGACCCGGTCTGAACGCCAGCATACCGTAGTGCTGCTGTGCGAAAGCCAGATTGCCTGGGTTATTGGCCGCCGGATTGCTCATGCGTTTCGCGTAACGCAGCAGACCCGCCATATCGCAAAAATTGAGTTTCATGCGTCCCGCCTGTATCCAAAAAGCACTTAA